In the Sphingobium sp. RAC03 genome, GTTCGTATCGAAAGCGGAATCTTTGGCACTTTCGGGAAGACGGGCGGTTGAGGATGGCAGGAGAACACCATGTCTAATAAGCCAATCATTATAGGACGTGTTACTAACAACGACCTCGTCCCAGTCGCCTGCAACCTCCGGCGACTGTTTCCGGTGATCAGTGATGACGCCTTTTCCGATCTGATGCAAGTCCTCGATAGGCTGCCGTCGGCCACACGGCGGCCCGCTACCGCTGTCCCTACTCCTCGATCAAAATAAACTTTCGTTTGATTGTTTCGGTCCGAGGCATTTAAATTCAACAGGATAAGACACGCGCAGCAGTCCTCGTTGTAGACCGTATTTTCGATCAGCCCGCCCCGCGATGCGCTCAAATAGCTGACTTGAACCGCCAGATCGTTGCTCAGTGCCACATTCAGGCTGATATAGCCGTGGAAATAGTCATAATTTCCGTAGGATATTTCCGCCCTCGCCTCGTACGTGAAGCTCGGCGCGCAGGTCTTGATGTCGATCGCGCCGGCAACGGTGTTCCTGCCAAACAGATTGCCCTGCGGCCCGCGCATAAGCTGGATGCTTTCCACGGCGATGAGGTCGATGATATCCGATCCGATGCCAGGGTTAAACGCCGTCGACATACAAGCCGACTCCCGGTTCCAGTCCGTGGTTCGTGCCGCCCGCGTTGGTGCCGATACCACGAATCGTGATGGTCTGAAACCGACCACTGAACCCCTGAATGTTCAGGCTATGAAGTTGCTGTACAACCTGCTTCAGGTTGAAACCGCTCCGCGCGCGGGTGGTGTCGCCGCTGATTGCACTGACGGCAATCGGTACCTTTTGCGGATATTCCTGCTTGTAGCGGGCTGTCACGACGATGGCGACTACGCTAGCTGTCTGGTTGCGACACATCATTGGCATAATATAATAAGCCTGTTGCTCTGCGCACGGGGTAGATGATGGCGCGCTCCTCCTCGTTCATCCGCCAAGCAAGGCGCTTGGGTCGGCTTGATCGATCCTGGACAGCCTGTTCTCCCCGTCTGCGCCATTTGCGGACGGTCTCATCGCTGATGCCATAGCGCTTCGCCACGACACTGGCGGGTTCGGTGGAGCGAGCAATGTCCGCCCGCACAGCGGGGGAGGTTCGGGCCTGAGGATGTATCTGCACCGTCACGAAACCTCATCAACAAGAGGAGCAAAGCGCCAAGCGTGAGCCGCAATTGCGCTGCTTACCATGTCCCAATGATGTGTCGCAACCAGACAGCATTTCAGTTGCGCCGTCATTGGAGATAGATGTTTGCCCGCTGGCGATGCCTGGCAGAGCGCAA is a window encoding:
- a CDS encoding TonB-dependent receptor; this encodes MSTAFNPGIGSDIIDLIAVESIQLMRGPQGNLFGRNTVAGAIDIKTCAPSFTYEARAEISYGNYDYFHGYISLNVALSNDLAVQVSYLSASRGGLIENTVYNEDCCACLILLNLNASDRNNQTKVYFDRGVGTAVAGRRVADGSLSRTCIRSEKASSLITGNSRRRLQATGTRSLLVTRPIMIGLLDMVFSCHPQPPVFPKVPKIPLSIRTNGSLSLIAQMR
- a CDS encoding TonB-dependent receptor plug domain-containing protein, whose amino-acid sequence is MTARYKQEYPQKVPIAVSAISGDTTRARSGFNLKQVVQQLHSLNIQGFSGRFQTITIRGIGTNAGGTNHGLEPGVGLYVDGV